A DNA window from Fodinibius sp. Rm-B-1B1-1 contains the following coding sequences:
- the ribH gene encoding 6,7-dimethyl-8-ribityllumazine synthase, translating to MNIIQGSTDDHHFTVGIAVTKWNSFITDELLDGAIDTLRSKGFSDAQIIVARCPGAYELPYTAHKLLDHVDGVITLGAVIRGDTPHFDYVCDAVNHGVTDLNLKGNKPVVFGVLTTDNVAQAQERCGLKGEKGNKGAEAALALLEMISLTEQLEEL from the coding sequence ATTAATATTATACAAGGAAGTACCGATGACCATCATTTCACCGTTGGAATTGCCGTGACAAAATGGAATTCATTTATTACGGACGAACTGCTGGATGGTGCTATAGATACCTTGAGGAGTAAGGGATTTTCTGACGCACAAATTATAGTGGCGCGTTGCCCCGGGGCGTATGAATTGCCATATACAGCTCATAAATTATTGGACCATGTAGATGGTGTAATCACGCTTGGAGCCGTAATCAGAGGGGATACGCCCCACTTCGACTATGTTTGCGATGCGGTTAATCATGGTGTGACAGATCTCAATTTAAAGGGAAATAAGCCAGTGGTTTTTGGCGTTTTAACTACAGATAATGTAGCTCAGGCTCAGGAACGGTGTGGGCTCAAAGGGGAAAAAGGGAATAAGGGTGCTGAAGCTGCACTGGCCCTTTTAGAAATGATATCGCTGACAGAACAGTTAGAAGAATTATAA
- a CDS encoding PHP domain-containing protein has product MSKADLHIHTTASDGRSTPRQILENADKHNLEIISITDHDTIRGYQKAAKIADEYDVRLLPGVEITSDFNGRECHLLAYCFDPNHPKIKQLIAQHYKSRLARAKWIVNELSKQGLEVDIEEVKAEANGSNIGRPHIAAVLIDKGYVASFKEAFIRYLSDQSLGTIYNQYYSHHEVIAAVKEAGGAIVVAHPGNLYSDEELNELVTAGIDGIEFIHPSHDYSRQKQVEEFADDHTLLKTGGSDFHGGDKEYQKFFGVVTINTKYVHRLLRMTDQRKAINV; this is encoded by the coding sequence GTGTCTAAGGCTGATTTACATATACATACTACGGCATCGGATGGGCGTTCAACGCCCCGGCAAATTTTAGAAAATGCTGACAAGCATAATCTGGAAATTATTTCGATAACGGATCATGATACGATTCGGGGATATCAAAAAGCTGCAAAAATAGCAGATGAATATGACGTTCGGTTGTTACCCGGGGTTGAAATTACCTCTGATTTTAATGGACGAGAGTGTCACCTGTTGGCATATTGTTTTGATCCCAACCATCCTAAAATAAAACAACTTATTGCCCAGCATTATAAATCGCGATTGGCACGTGCAAAATGGATTGTTAATGAACTCTCGAAACAGGGGTTAGAAGTTGATATTGAAGAAGTGAAAGCCGAGGCTAATGGGAGTAATATTGGTCGCCCACATATAGCTGCCGTACTTATTGATAAGGGCTATGTTGCTTCGTTTAAAGAAGCATTTATTCGATACCTAAGTGATCAGTCGTTGGGAACGATTTACAACCAGTATTATAGTCATCACGAAGTGATAGCAGCTGTTAAAGAGGCTGGGGGAGCTATTGTCGTTGCTCATCCTGGAAACTTGTATTCCGATGAAGAACTCAACGAGCTTGTGACAGCGGGTATTGACGGGATAGAATTTATACATCCCAGCCATGACTACAGCAGGCAAAAGCAGGTTGAGGAGTTTGCTGATGACCATACCTTGCTTAAAACTGGTGGTAGTGATTTTCACGGTGGGGATAAGGAGTATCAGAAATTTTTTGGCGTTGTAACGATTAATACCAAATATGTACATCGGTTACTGCGCATGACAGATCAACGAAAAGCGATTAATGTTTAG
- the bamA gene encoding outer membrane protein assembly factor BamA, with amino-acid sequence MKKLLVTLFVFCFIYNPGFSQDTQINIENPMNNRPQQFEVLNVEVEGLTTSREGFVIGTSGLQVGTQITIPGEDLSRAIKSLHRTGLFSDVEIVETGREPGGINLKIIVQEQPRLEGFEIHGTKRSHRKDLEEEISLMRGYAVTESSLAQAKNTIQRYYDDKGYWYTDISVRKSQPDTVRNRVTVHFDIDPGERLEVKEISFNGNKEFNDRQLRKQLDEISEDRWWKFFSKKLFKEEDFETAKENLREFYGEHGFLDFRVMADTVHTFSYTQRRLLFLTNPAEGIKVNLTVDEGPQYKVRDISWEGNTVYEDERLTQVLGFEKGDIFNQKKFQNKMEFSQEGTDITSLYRDIGYLFFRVEPEIDVVGEDSVDLNMNIYEDEIAYIREVSFTGNTKTHDDVVRRTLRTVPGQKYSQQAIVRTIRELGQLGYFRPEAIQPNLSPDRENHKVDINYQLDESQSTDNFEFSGGFGGQGIGLILSARLNFNNFSIQRAIKGEGWNPIPSGDGQKLSLGVQVTGSGYQSYSLGFQEPWLGGRPLSLGVNMSYDLISYRGMSSRNEMLSGSVSLGRRLNWPDDYFTHRSVLSYQLYDVAGGASFLAEGTSSIMSIKQVLERNSVDNPISPSTGSKFSISGEIAPPLPGFSQFYKLKTQYQNHTTIAGDLVMTNSVEYGYLGYLGDSQRSDFQRFKLGGTQMQQRQSFLDDNIDLRGFPGGRNGSISPIKNGEPVGGRLYTKYSVELRYPAITEQQAQVHPYLFLDSGNAFANTREFSPFDVKRAVGVGTRIYLPILGLVDLSYGYRLDGINIPGNPVQPGEWQFLFNIGAPFE; translated from the coding sequence GTGAAGAAATTATTAGTTACTCTTTTCGTTTTCTGCTTTATTTATAATCCTGGCTTTTCTCAGGATACCCAAATTAATATTGAAAACCCGATGAACAACAGGCCTCAACAGTTCGAGGTGCTGAATGTGGAAGTTGAAGGATTAACAACTTCGCGCGAAGGGTTTGTCATTGGAACAAGCGGTCTTCAGGTCGGGACACAGATAACCATTCCGGGAGAAGATCTCTCAAGAGCAATTAAAAGCTTGCACCGCACGGGACTGTTTTCTGATGTGGAGATAGTGGAAACAGGTCGAGAACCAGGAGGTATTAACCTTAAAATTATAGTCCAGGAACAACCCCGGTTGGAAGGATTTGAAATTCATGGTACCAAGCGTTCCCATCGCAAAGACCTGGAAGAAGAGATCTCATTGATGAGGGGTTATGCCGTAACCGAATCATCGCTGGCACAGGCCAAAAATACGATTCAAAGGTATTATGATGATAAAGGATATTGGTATACGGATATTTCCGTACGAAAATCTCAGCCTGATACTGTCCGTAATCGTGTTACGGTGCATTTTGATATAGATCCGGGCGAAAGATTAGAGGTCAAAGAGATTAGTTTTAATGGAAATAAAGAGTTCAACGATCGGCAGCTAAGAAAACAGCTTGATGAGATATCAGAAGATCGTTGGTGGAAATTCTTCTCCAAAAAGCTTTTTAAGGAGGAAGATTTCGAGACAGCCAAAGAGAATCTTAGAGAATTTTACGGTGAGCATGGCTTTCTTGACTTTCGAGTTATGGCTGACACCGTTCATACCTTTTCATATACCCAACGTCGCTTATTATTTTTAACGAATCCGGCGGAAGGAATAAAGGTAAACTTAACTGTTGATGAGGGGCCGCAATACAAGGTCCGCGATATCTCTTGGGAGGGAAATACTGTTTATGAAGATGAACGGCTAACGCAGGTATTGGGCTTTGAGAAAGGGGATATCTTCAACCAGAAGAAATTCCAGAATAAAATGGAGTTTTCACAGGAAGGTACAGATATCACCAGTTTGTATCGAGATATTGGATATCTATTCTTTAGAGTAGAGCCCGAAATTGATGTTGTAGGCGAAGATTCTGTAGATCTCAATATGAATATTTACGAAGATGAGATTGCCTATATTCGTGAGGTCTCATTTACTGGTAATACTAAAACGCACGATGATGTAGTGCGGCGTACGTTGCGAACCGTTCCCGGGCAAAAGTATAGCCAGCAGGCTATTGTTCGAACCATCCGTGAGTTGGGACAATTAGGTTATTTTAGACCTGAAGCTATTCAGCCAAACTTATCCCCAGATCGAGAAAACCATAAAGTTGATATCAATTACCAGCTTGATGAGTCGCAAAGTACAGACAATTTTGAGTTTTCTGGTGGATTTGGTGGACAGGGTATTGGTTTGATTTTATCTGCTCGATTGAACTTCAACAATTTCTCAATACAGCGGGCTATTAAAGGTGAAGGTTGGAATCCTATTCCTTCAGGCGATGGGCAAAAGTTATCGCTTGGTGTGCAAGTTACCGGTAGTGGATATCAAAGCTACAGTCTTGGATTTCAAGAACCGTGGTTAGGAGGTAGACCCCTTTCGCTGGGTGTTAATATGAGTTATGACCTCATTAGTTATCGAGGGATGTCGTCACGAAATGAGATGTTGTCCGGAAGTGTATCATTAGGACGACGGTTAAACTGGCCGGACGATTACTTTACCCATCGATCTGTCCTTTCATATCAATTGTATGACGTGGCGGGTGGAGCTTCATTCCTTGCGGAGGGAACATCGAGCATAATGAGTATAAAGCAGGTGTTGGAACGAAACTCTGTCGATAATCCTATTTCACCATCAACAGGATCAAAGTTTAGTATATCCGGAGAAATCGCACCGCCACTTCCCGGCTTTTCCCAGTTCTATAAATTGAAAACTCAATATCAGAACCATACGACTATTGCCGGAGACTTAGTAATGACGAATTCGGTAGAATATGGTTATTTGGGATATTTGGGAGACAGCCAGCGAAGTGACTTCCAACGGTTTAAGTTGGGGGGTACGCAGATGCAGCAGCGTCAAAGTTTCTTGGATGATAATATTGACCTGCGTGGATTCCCGGGTGGACGTAATGGTTCTATTTCACCCATCAAGAATGGGGAGCCTGTAGGTGGACGTCTGTATACCAAGTATTCGGTGGAGCTACGTTATCCTGCAATAACCGAGCAGCAGGCTCAAGTTCACCCGTATTTATTCTTGGATTCAGGTAATGCATTTGCCAATACAAGGGAATTTTCGCCTTTTGATGTTAAACGAGCAGTTGGTGTGGGTACGCGGATTTATCTGCCTATCCTTGGATTGGTTGACCTGAGTTATGGATATCGCTTGGATGGTATCAATATCCCTGGGAATCCCGTTCAACCCGGTGAATGGCAGTTCCTGTTTAATATTGGAGCTCCATTTGAATAA
- a CDS encoding NAD+ synthase has translation MNIRLEQLNPTIGDIDGNLHRIEDATVRAESDGIDLLVLPELIVCGYSPMDLLERQAFLDAIYRANTHIVNQSQETAVLFGTATPNEGDGRKCFNSAILAHNGERVAEVHKALLPTYDVYDELRYFEPDATFECIDFGETKIGITICEDIWHNFELPYLTYDVNPSKELVQQGAQAIFNLSASPYARNKPAKRKKMLRQRAEQFQVPVFYVNQVGGNTELVSDGDSMAINGRAEVVGRAPLFEEAYIDISWSSNANVQNVENAPCEVPAKIEQMFGALKLGLQDYLQKTGIADKVLLGLSGGIDSALVAVIAKEALGAENVVGITMPSEFSSEGSVSDSKKLADNLGIKLHEIAVSDIYDQFNEALNPFFEGTDFGVAEENLQPRIRGTLLMAYSNKFGYMLLNTGNKSELATGYCTLYGDMAGGLGVIADLYKLEVYEMSRWLNEEYYGYEVIPSAIINKPPSAELRPDQKDADSLPKYDILDPILEAYIEKQLSIGKIAAQGFDLQLVKKIATLVDRNEYKRFQAVPALKVSDKAFGTGRRWPLVQRWTQSRD, from the coding sequence ATGAACATCCGATTAGAACAGCTTAATCCGACTATTGGAGATATCGATGGAAATTTACATCGTATTGAAGATGCCACGGTCAGGGCTGAATCGGACGGGATTGATTTGCTTGTATTGCCCGAGCTTATTGTCTGCGGATATTCGCCCATGGATTTATTAGAGCGACAAGCTTTTTTAGATGCCATTTACCGAGCTAATACCCACATAGTAAATCAATCCCAAGAAACAGCCGTGCTGTTTGGGACAGCGACACCTAATGAAGGGGACGGACGGAAGTGCTTTAACAGTGCTATTTTAGCGCACAATGGGGAGCGGGTTGCAGAAGTGCATAAAGCACTGCTCCCAACTTATGATGTATATGATGAGCTTCGTTATTTTGAACCCGATGCCACTTTTGAGTGTATCGATTTTGGAGAAACAAAAATTGGCATTACCATCTGTGAAGATATTTGGCATAATTTTGAATTGCCTTATCTTACCTATGATGTGAATCCCAGCAAGGAGTTAGTACAGCAGGGAGCCCAGGCTATCTTTAATTTATCAGCCTCTCCATATGCTCGAAATAAACCTGCCAAAAGAAAAAAGATGCTGCGGCAACGTGCGGAGCAATTTCAAGTACCAGTATTTTATGTGAATCAAGTAGGTGGGAATACCGAATTGGTTTCAGATGGTGATTCCATGGCTATTAATGGCCGTGCAGAAGTGGTAGGTCGTGCTCCACTTTTTGAAGAAGCATACATAGACATTAGCTGGTCAAGTAATGCTAATGTTCAAAATGTGGAAAACGCTCCATGTGAAGTTCCTGCCAAAATAGAACAAATGTTTGGCGCCCTTAAGCTTGGCTTGCAGGATTATTTACAGAAAACTGGTATTGCTGATAAAGTGCTATTAGGATTAAGTGGGGGGATTGATTCGGCACTTGTTGCTGTAATTGCTAAGGAAGCGTTGGGAGCAGAAAATGTGGTAGGTATTACAATGCCATCAGAATTTTCATCAGAAGGGAGTGTAAGTGATTCCAAAAAATTGGCTGATAATCTGGGAATCAAATTGCATGAAATAGCCGTAAGCGATATTTATGATCAGTTTAATGAAGCACTAAATCCATTTTTTGAGGGTACGGATTTTGGAGTGGCGGAAGAAAATTTACAGCCTCGGATTCGGGGTACATTGCTGATGGCATATTCCAACAAGTTTGGATATATGTTGTTAAATACGGGCAATAAGTCAGAATTGGCGACTGGTTATTGTACTCTATATGGAGATATGGCCGGAGGGTTAGGCGTTATTGCTGACCTTTATAAGTTGGAAGTGTATGAGATGTCTCGTTGGTTAAATGAGGAATATTATGGTTACGAGGTTATTCCATCAGCAATTATAAATAAACCACCAAGTGCTGAATTGCGGCCTGACCAAAAAGATGCTGATAGTTTGCCGAAATATGATATTTTAGATCCTATATTAGAGGCTTATATTGAAAAACAGCTTTCTATAGGTAAGATTGCAGCACAGGGGTTTGATCTGCAACTCGTAAAAAAAATAGCTACACTTGTAGATCGTAACGAATATAAGCGTTTTCAAGCCGTTCCGGCCCTGAAGGTAAGTGACAAAGCTTTTGGAACAGGACGTAGATGGCCGTTGGTGCAACGTTGGACCCAGAGTCGAGATTGA
- a CDS encoding LysM peptidoglycan-binding domain-containing protein — translation MQNKLPVLLIFIFMFGTLPGLAQQQEQEVQLEEVPMPAKLLPYNNPMLSNDEDFAVGERQPGPELDDFQKEVMRRIADIYRMHVNALEAQVQDDPLSAETHITDALNAMQALLDTYPEVQSNERFSALYRSVMTEYRSFYGVEDSTKQVEGEIFAIQEELYSEESNWMNENYSLPEDITTPKTEVPLVQNRQVNRHLMYYTMKRPEVMETWLTRTKKYFPMMEDIFEEENVPQELIHLAMVESGLNPQARSWASAVGMWQFIRATGSMYGLEVNWWVDERRDPEKATRAAARHLKDLYNIWGDWHLAIANYNISPRGLKRALRAAGEEDYWAALPYLPRETQGYVPGFIAATMIEMNPEQFGFTGQYESEEYDYELFEVAPLMPLDELAKAAGISTEKLKEYNPELLRWATPPGNSYPLKLPVGSKEQFAANYEDIPKEERSQNVAMHTVNRGETLGYIARKYGTSVRALYETNESLSNTIYPGQKIVVPLAPGSDEKIAASRPTHQPRGQTSTNTRRRNQSKAPANSIGVTYKVKSGDTIGHIAEWYDVRAWQIRSWNGISNYIRPGQNLTVYVPESKKSYYSQINSMSFSKKQELESQQRSGTNITEEYIASTSNNSSDGGNVTYTVQSNDTLIQIANSFGVSVGQIQRLNNLNGSRIYVGQQLKIK, via the coding sequence ATGCAGAATAAGTTACCAGTATTACTCATATTTATTTTTATGTTTGGGACTCTTCCCGGGCTGGCACAACAGCAAGAACAAGAAGTACAGCTCGAAGAAGTACCGATGCCTGCCAAACTGCTTCCCTATAATAATCCTATGTTATCGAATGATGAGGATTTCGCTGTGGGTGAACGACAGCCTGGTCCCGAGCTCGATGACTTTCAAAAGGAAGTGATGCGCCGCATTGCAGACATTTATCGTATGCATGTGAATGCGTTGGAAGCACAAGTTCAAGATGACCCGCTGAGTGCAGAAACGCATATCACAGATGCTCTTAATGCTATGCAAGCACTTCTTGATACGTATCCCGAGGTACAATCCAATGAACGTTTTAGTGCATTGTACCGCTCGGTGATGACTGAATATCGATCGTTTTATGGAGTTGAAGATTCTACAAAACAGGTAGAGGGAGAAATTTTTGCGATCCAGGAAGAGTTATACTCTGAGGAAAGTAACTGGATGAATGAAAACTATTCATTGCCAGAAGATATTACTACACCTAAAACAGAGGTTCCGCTGGTTCAAAATCGCCAGGTTAATCGCCATCTGATGTATTATACGATGAAGCGCCCAGAAGTGATGGAGACATGGCTTACCCGTACAAAGAAGTATTTTCCAATGATGGAAGATATTTTTGAAGAAGAAAATGTACCTCAGGAATTGATTCACTTAGCAATGGTAGAGAGTGGATTAAACCCGCAGGCACGAAGTTGGGCATCGGCCGTTGGAATGTGGCAGTTTATTCGGGCAACAGGTTCAATGTATGGGCTTGAAGTTAATTGGTGGGTCGATGAACGCCGGGATCCTGAAAAGGCTACCCGTGCTGCTGCTCGACATTTAAAAGATCTATATAATATTTGGGGCGACTGGCACTTGGCTATAGCTAATTACAACATTAGCCCACGAGGGTTGAAACGAGCTCTCAGGGCAGCCGGAGAGGAAGACTATTGGGCAGCATTGCCGTATTTACCGCGCGAAACCCAAGGTTATGTACCAGGCTTTATAGCTGCTACTATGATTGAGATGAATCCTGAGCAGTTTGGTTTTACAGGGCAATATGAATCTGAAGAATACGATTACGAGCTTTTTGAAGTAGCTCCTTTAATGCCACTGGATGAGTTAGCCAAGGCAGCTGGCATCAGTACTGAAAAACTTAAGGAGTATAATCCCGAGTTACTCCGATGGGCTACCCCTCCGGGCAATAGTTACCCGTTGAAGTTACCGGTTGGGAGTAAGGAGCAGTTTGCTGCTAATTATGAGGATATCCCTAAAGAAGAACGCAGCCAAAATGTTGCGATGCATACCGTAAACAGAGGGGAGACGTTGGGATATATTGCTCGAAAATATGGTACATCAGTTCGGGCGCTGTACGAGACGAATGAAAGTTTATCGAATACCATTTATCCGGGACAAAAAATTGTGGTTCCGTTGGCTCCGGGAAGTGATGAAAAGATTGCGGCCAGTCGACCCACCCACCAGCCGCGCGGCCAAACTTCGACCAATACGCGACGCAGAAACCAATCGAAAGCTCCCGCTAATTCTATAGGAGTTACGTATAAGGTTAAAAGTGGAGATACGATTGGGCATATTGCTGAATGGTATGATGTGCGGGCTTGGCAGATACGGTCGTGGAACGGAATATCTAACTATATACGACCGGGGCAAAACCTGACTGTTTATGTGCCGGAATCGAAGAAGTCGTATTACAGCCAGATAAATAGTATGTCTTTTAGTAAAAAGCAGGAGCTTGAAAGTCAGCAGCGGTCTGGTACGAATATTACGGAAGAGTACATCGCCTCAACTTCAAATAATAGTAGTGATGGCGGAAATGTTACGTATACGGTACAGTCGAATGATACGTTAATACAGATAGCAAACTCGTTTGGCGTTTCTGTAGGTCAAATTCAGCGGTTGAATAATCTCAATGGGTCACGAATTTATGTTGGTCAGCAGTTGAAAATAAAATAG
- a CDS encoding S41 family peptidase yields the protein MRKFLIAGLLALTSLALIGVARNPDIYFLIKKNFTIFSEVYREVSLQYVDKVDPEKLMRKGINAMLESLDPYTVLVDEADRQNMEILSRGSYGGVGIEVDYRGGDIVVVAPIEGYAAHRKGIRSGDVITRVDGVSVKNLMPEQVQELIDGELGSTVTMTIERYGMEEPLTFELERQRIEVKNVAYAGFISEDKNVGYILLNRFSKGTADEVRMAIDELSAQKELSGVVLDLRNNPGGLLEEAVATVGKFVSEGTRVVETRGRFSQHDNVFATEESPVMPDMPLVVLQNGGSASASEIVAGALQDLDRAVIMGEQSFGKGLVQTVRELSYNTALKMTISRYYIPSGRSIQSVRYTHDDNNSAVMTPDSLRKEFKTRNGRTVYDGNGISPDLIVSDKEPSLLETSLLRQNIFFEFANRYAADNDSLGQPFGADDLYQQFMRFVDEQPFDYQAPSENHLVKVDSLLADAGEKSEEHIQELKDIAARKKEQQFIDERPQLEKRLYLELIARYKGQQGQTAAWLPHDELVNRAVAVLQDENKYNRILAEIN from the coding sequence ATGAGGAAATTTTTAATAGCCGGATTGCTGGCGCTTACATCATTAGCGCTTATTGGCGTTGCACGTAATCCGGATATCTATTTTCTCATCAAAAAAAACTTTACCATTTTCAGTGAAGTTTACCGAGAGGTTTCACTGCAATATGTGGATAAGGTTGATCCAGAAAAGCTGATGCGTAAGGGTATCAATGCGATGTTGGAATCACTGGATCCTTATACGGTATTGGTTGATGAGGCCGACCGGCAAAATATGGAAATTCTCAGCCGTGGTAGTTATGGCGGAGTTGGTATCGAAGTTGATTATCGCGGAGGGGATATCGTGGTTGTGGCTCCTATTGAAGGCTATGCTGCTCACCGCAAAGGCATTCGATCAGGTGATGTAATTACCAGAGTAGACGGTGTATCTGTTAAGAATTTAATGCCGGAACAGGTGCAAGAACTTATTGATGGTGAGTTGGGCTCTACCGTAACAATGACTATCGAGCGATACGGAATGGAGGAGCCTTTGACATTTGAGCTGGAACGCCAGCGTATTGAAGTGAAAAATGTGGCGTATGCAGGATTTATATCCGAAGATAAAAATGTTGGATATATTCTGTTAAATAGATTTTCGAAAGGTACCGCTGATGAAGTTCGCATGGCTATTGATGAGCTTTCTGCCCAGAAAGAGCTTAGTGGTGTGGTGTTAGATTTGCGGAATAATCCTGGAGGATTGCTGGAAGAGGCAGTTGCTACCGTTGGAAAGTTTGTGTCGGAAGGTACGAGGGTGGTGGAAACGCGCGGTCGTTTTAGTCAGCATGATAATGTTTTTGCCACGGAAGAATCTCCTGTAATGCCTGATATGCCGTTGGTAGTATTGCAAAATGGGGGAAGTGCCAGTGCTTCAGAAATTGTGGCGGGTGCGTTGCAGGATCTTGATCGCGCAGTTATTATGGGAGAGCAAAGTTTTGGTAAGGGATTGGTGCAGACCGTTCGGGAGCTTTCATACAATACGGCGCTAAAGATGACTATATCAAGGTATTATATCCCCAGCGGACGTAGTATTCAGTCGGTAAGATATACCCATGATGACAATAACAGTGCAGTAATGACTCCGGATTCGCTTCGTAAAGAGTTTAAGACGAGAAACGGTCGTACAGTCTATGATGGCAATGGTATTAGTCCGGATTTGATTGTTTCTGATAAGGAGCCGTCGCTATTAGAAACCTCATTGTTAAGGCAGAATATATTTTTTGAGTTTGCCAACCGGTATGCTGCTGATAACGATTCTTTGGGGCAACCGTTTGGAGCTGACGATCTGTATCAACAGTTTATGCGTTTTGTTGACGAGCAGCCGTTTGATTATCAGGCACCATCAGAAAATCACCTTGTAAAGGTAGATTCGCTACTGGCAGATGCAGGTGAAAAATCAGAGGAGCATATCCAGGAGTTAAAAGATATTGCTGCCAGAAAGAAAGAACAGCAGTTTATTGATGAACGTCCTCAATTGGAGAAACGATTGTATCTGGAATTAATAGCACGATATAAAGGACAGCAGGGGCAAACAGCCGCATGGTTGCCACATGATGAGCTGGTGAATAGGGCTGTTGCTGTTTTGCAGGACGAAAATAAATATAATAGAATTTTAGCAGAAATTAACTGA
- a CDS encoding isoprenyl transferase: MKPISLTNKEQDSSDKELQSALSEQGQIPEHIAIIMDGNGRWAKSRGNMRSYGHKVGVDSVRDITEACAQIGVKYLTLYAFSTENWGRPKMEVSALMRLLARSLRKEADNLNENDIKLETIGQIDRFPENCQRELSEAIELTKDNERLQLCLALSYSGRWDITEAVKKLAQSVKDGDVEPNEIDDELISAHLSTADIPDPELIIRTSGEYRLSNFLLWQLAYSELYITETYWPDFRREELYKAIQSFQQRERRFGKISESEQKKSSSLYVPELTP, translated from the coding sequence TTGAAACCAATATCGCTTACAAATAAAGAACAGGACAGCAGTGATAAGGAGTTACAGTCAGCACTGAGTGAGCAGGGGCAAATCCCTGAACACATTGCCATTATCATGGATGGAAATGGTCGTTGGGCCAAGAGTCGCGGTAATATGCGTTCTTATGGTCATAAGGTTGGCGTTGATTCTGTACGTGATATTACTGAAGCCTGTGCGCAAATTGGTGTTAAATATCTTACGTTATATGCTTTTTCGACCGAGAATTGGGGTCGTCCAAAGATGGAAGTTAGCGCTCTTATGCGATTATTGGCTCGTTCGTTGCGTAAAGAAGCCGATAATTTGAACGAGAATGACATCAAACTCGAGACAATTGGCCAGATCGACCGTTTCCCGGAAAACTGTCAGCGTGAGTTAAGTGAGGCCATTGAGCTGACGAAGGATAATGAACGACTGCAGCTTTGCCTTGCGCTTAGCTATTCCGGGCGGTGGGATATCACAGAAGCGGTCAAAAAGTTGGCCCAATCAGTTAAAGATGGTGATGTTGAGCCCAATGAAATTGATGATGAGTTGATTAGTGCGCATCTATCAACGGCAGATATTCCTGATCCGGAACTTATTATTCGAACAAGTGGTGAATATCGGCTCAGTAACTTTTTATTATGGCAGTTGGCATATTCAGAATTATATATAACAGAAACATACTGGCCTGACTTTCGCCGCGAAGAATTATATAAAGCTATCCAATCATTCCAACAACGTGAACGTAGATTTGGCAAAATTTCTGAAAGTGAACAAAAGAAATCCTCAAGTCTATACGTTCCAGAGCTGACACCTTAA